From bacterium, one genomic window encodes:
- a CDS encoding undecaprenyl/decaprenyl-phosphate alpha-N-acetylglucosaminyl 1-phosphate transferase, with product NWALWAILIAVTAWALVILGTIDDIRPLRWWIKLVCEFIIAGSALPFVFKSLNMNPHPLVIVMAVVFIVLLTNGLNIVDVADGLAGTIGICSSLGLFASMLILPVGSTVFMAPLILSAVLLGFLIFNWQPASIYLGDGGSLPLGYVAGVMIIIFITSGSQIFNRLLISFSLVSPVLFEIALVCFHRIKNRQLPFRGSPDHFALRLSKIGWKAPAIALSVIGVYVLLWASLGIAYLKPVFSYTYVAIVAVFYLTCFVLLSGIKVRE from the coding sequence GAACTGGGCGCTCTGGGCAATCTTGATTGCGGTAACGGCGTGGGCGCTCGTCATTCTTGGAACAATTGACGACATAAGACCCCTCCGCTGGTGGATAAAACTCGTATGCGAATTCATCATAGCAGGATCGGCGCTGCCTTTCGTATTCAAATCGCTGAACATGAATCCTCATCCTTTAGTAATCGTTATGGCTGTCGTATTCATTGTCCTTCTAACGAACGGGTTAAATATAGTTGACGTTGCAGACGGACTTGCCGGAACTATTGGAATATGTTCGTCACTCGGTTTGTTTGCATCAATGCTTATTCTACCAGTAGGCTCTACGGTTTTTATGGCACCATTGATTCTTTCCGCCGTGCTGCTGGGATTCCTTATTTTCAACTGGCAACCTGCCAGCATATATCTTGGCGACGGAGGCAGCCTTCCCCTGGGCTATGTGGCGGGTGTGATGATAATCATATTCATTACCTCAGGCAGCCAGATATTTAACCGATTATTAATATCATTTTCACTCGTCAGCCCGGTTCTTTTCGAAATTGCCCTGGTATGCTTTCACAGGATAAAAAACAGACAGTTGCCGTTTCGCGGCAGCCCCGATCACTTTGCATTAAGACTTTCCAAGATAGGCTGGAAGGCTCCTGCGATTGCGCTAAGCGTTATCGGAGTGTACGTTCTGCTCTGGGCTTCCCTGGGCATTGCTTATCTAAAGCCTGTATTTTCTTATACTTACGTGGCAATAGTTGCAGTCTTCTACTTGACATGTTTTGTTTTGCTTTCGGGAATAAAGGTGCGGGAATGA
- a CDS encoding NAD(P)-binding protein → MRKPVVIIGAGLAGLSAAWKLKDGFELFEAEDEVGGAARTISHSGFRYDLGPHVLYFKDQGIREWVERILEGRWDSQRRRARVRIENETVDYPIQEGFMASPKLKALFLEDMLESDGKVDGDSTFTKIANAKFGKAMAESFFIPYNSKLFSHPLDEMDSRTANTFLPSFPKEDLHHLSHVAIKRRGLNAKFYYPSKVGIGTLPHSIVNNLGKDIRLSTRIAAINSKEKWVETEKKERVFYSGLITTIPLPEFLSLCVDSPESVRDLRHSLKSSGMTFVHFALSKNLADDSHWTYYPSPDLAFHRTSIPANYSKDMAPSNKCGIVTEVAFKSDIIPDFSAILEKTKKDILKIGVIGSFAELFSHDSKILRYAYVFPTKHSEDAKKTIHAHFGKYGIEFAGRYSRWEYGNMESVIVQGFEAATRIRDCD, encoded by the coding sequence ATGAGAAAACCTGTAGTAATTATCGGAGCCGGTCTTGCCGGTCTTTCAGCTGCATGGAAACTGAAAGACGGTTTCGAGCTGTTTGAAGCCGAAGATGAAGTCGGCGGTGCCGCAAGGACTATTTCTCACTCGGGTTTTCGGTACGACCTTGGTCCTCACGTTCTTTACTTTAAAGACCAGGGTATAAGGGAATGGGTGGAAAGAATCCTTGAAGGAAGGTGGGACTCCCAGCGCAGAAGAGCAAGGGTCAGAATCGAGAATGAGACAGTGGATTACCCGATTCAGGAGGGCTTTATGGCGTCGCCAAAACTGAAAGCTCTCTTTCTTGAGGACATGCTTGAATCTGACGGTAAGGTTGATGGGGATTCGACATTCACAAAGATAGCGAACGCAAAGTTCGGAAAGGCTATGGCAGAAAGCTTTTTCATTCCATATAACTCGAAGTTGTTCTCGCATCCGCTCGATGAGATGGACTCAAGGACTGCAAACACGTTTCTTCCTTCTTTCCCCAAGGAAGACCTTCACCATCTCTCCCATGTTGCGATAAAGAGAAGAGGGCTAAATGCCAAATTCTACTACCCATCGAAAGTTGGAATCGGGACGCTTCCGCACTCGATAGTTAATAACTTGGGAAAAGACATCCGGTTAAGCACAAGGATTGCAGCAATCAACTCTAAGGAGAAATGGGTCGAGACTGAAAAAAAAGAAAGGGTTTTCTATTCCGGATTGATAACTACCATTCCGCTACCGGAATTTTTGAGCCTTTGCGTCGATTCTCCGGAATCTGTTCGTGATTTAAGGCATTCACTGAAAAGCTCGGGCATGACTTTCGTACACTTTGCACTCTCCAAAAACCTCGCTGACGATTCCCATTGGACATACTATCCGAGTCCAGATTTGGCGTTTCACCGCACTTCTATCCCAGCGAATTATTCAAAGGATATGGCTCCATCGAATAAATGCGGAATAGTAACGGAGGTTGCCTTCAAATCCGACATTATCCCTGATTTCAGTGCAATCCTCGAGAAGACAAAAAAAGACATTCTTAAGATCGGAGTGATAGGCTCCTTTGCAGAGCTCTTTTCGCATGATTCAAAGATCTTGAGATACGCTTATGTCTTTCCTACCAAGCACAGCGAGGATGCAAAAAAAACAATCCACGCTCATTTTGGGAAATATGGCATTGAATTTGCAGGCCGATACTCAAGATGGGAATACGGAAATATGGAATCTGTCATAGTTCAGGGATTTGAGGCCGCAACAAGGATAAGAGATTGTGATTGA